The following proteins come from a genomic window of Carassius gibelio isolate Cgi1373 ecotype wild population from Czech Republic chromosome B8, carGib1.2-hapl.c, whole genome shotgun sequence:
- the LOC127963432 gene encoding uncharacterized protein KIAA2013 homolog, whose product MFSPSKSIWSKRQPDMWLQQRLKGLPGLLSSSWARRVLVGLLLLLIFYWYLSSDGLLRFLSMSRDSGGAAGACLQTDLHRWVSLVDRGEGVVLTPQTTETVPFVVGNGHFLVDVDSNKLWVASSSQPGSAPVLQTDYGPIVRLQIPGTRSEARGMMLRYTKGSVFSSRCILTASPRDCVVIREEFVAHRSRPNVYLQRVHVTNPTDRPVSIDLVSIESLSFRSTAEKMDEKEFVLSSGRVLTEKKDTVLVVVATKKLSAKIQVSAKSEYLENLVSVIHTSEPTEGGKLDETLGKLREAVKREMVDVLRANVEELMKEHQQAWADLFISGVEIRKITDAHTPSSRTVNNTLYYILSTSTAPLLDQRLTAEETERLESSLNYADHCFSGHATMHAENLWPERLSNVAQILQLVNLWNLTFQKRGCKVLVAAGTHGMMQGMVLSFGGLQFTENHLQFQADPDVLHNSYSLRGIHYNKDLINLAVLQDAEGKPFLHVSVKPQEKPVKLYACEAGCMNEPVELTSELRGHMFPVMVTQPITPLLYISTDLTHLQDLRHTMHVKAILAHEDHMAKQYPGLPFLFWFSVASLITLFHLFLFKLIYNEYCGPGAKPLFRSKDDDSV is encoded by the exons ATGTTCAGTCCATCAAAGAGCATTTGGAGCAAAAGACAGCCAGACATGTGGCTTCAGCAGAGGTTAAAGGGTCTGCCAGGTCTGCTCTCGAGCAGCTGGGCCCGCCGTGTCCTGGTGGGATTACTGCTCCTCCTCATTTTCTACTGGTACCTGAGCTCAGATGGGCTCCTGAGGTTTCTCAGCATGTCCCGAGACTCTGGAGGAGCGGCGGGGGCTTGTTTGCAGACTGATCTTCACAGGTGGGTGtcattggtggaccgaggggaggGAGTGGTGCTCACTCCCCAGACCACAGAAACTGTCCCGTTTGTGGTCGGTAATGGACATTTCCTGGTGGATGTGGACTCTAACAAACTCTGGGTAGCTTCATCTTCACAGCCTGGATCCGCGCCGGTTCTCCAAACAGACTACGGGCCGATAGTGCGCCTGCAGATCCCGGGAACACGCTCGGAAGCTCGGGGAATGATGCTGAGGTACACAAAAGGCTCTGTTTTTTCCAGCAGGTGCATCCTGACAGCGTCTCCTCGCGACTGCGTCGTCATCCGAGAGGAGTTTGTTGCGCATCGCAGCCGACCCAATGTTTATCTTCAGAGGGTTCACGTAACGAACCCCACAGACCGTCCGGTTTCCATCGACCTGGTTTCTATTGAGTCTCTGTCGTTTAGGAGCACCGCGGAGAAGATGGACGAGAAGGAGTTTGTGCTCTCCTCAGGACGGGTGCTCACGGAAAAGAAGGACACCGTGCTGGTGGTGGTGGCCACAAAGAAGCTGAGCGCCAAGATTCAGGTTTCTGCCAAATCTGAATACTTAGAAAACCTGGTGAGCGTGATTCACACCTCGGAGCCCACAGAGGGTGGGAAACTGGACGAGACCCTCGGGAAACTGAGAGAAGCGGTCAAGAGAGAGATGGTGGATGTCCTCCGAGCCAATGTGGAAGAACTGATGAAAGAGCACCAGCAAGCATGGGCGGACCTCTTCATATCTG GTGTGGAAATCCGAAAGATCACCGACGCCCATACTCCGTCCAGTCGAACAGTCAACAACACGCTGTACTACATTCTGTCGACCTCCACAGCGCCCCTCCTGGACCAGAGACTGACCGCAGAAGAGACGGAGCGCCTGGAGTCCAGTCTGAACTACGCCGACCACTGCTTCAGCGGCCACGCCACCATGCACGCAGAGAACCTGTGGCCGGAGCGCCTCTCCAACGTGGCTCAGATCCTGCAGCTGGTGAACCTCTGGAACCTGACCTTCCAGAAGAGAGGATGCAAGGTCCTCGTGGCGGCAGGCACTCACGGCATGATGCAAGGCATGGTCCTGAGTTTCGGCGGTCTGCAGTTCACCGAGAACCACCTTCAGTTCCAGGCCGACCCGGATGTTCTTCACAACAGCTACTCTTTGAGGGGCATCCATTACAATAAAGACCTTATCAACCTGGCCGTGCTGCAGGACGCCGAGGGCAAGCCCTTCCTGCACGTGTCCGTCAAGCCCCAGGAGAAACCCGTGAAGCTGTACGCCTGCGAGGCCGGCTGCATGAACGAGCCCGTGGAGCTGACCTCGGAGCTGCGAGGACACATGTTTCCGGTGATGGTGACCCAGCCCATCACGCCTCTGCTGTACATCTCCACTGATCTCACTCACCTGCAGGACCTGAGGCACACGATGCACGTCAAGGCCATCTTGGCTCACGAGGACCACATGGCCAAGCAGTACCCAGGCCTACCCTTCCTCTTCTGGTTCAGTGTGGCGTCCCTCATCACGCTTTTCCACCTCTTCCTCTTCAAACTCATCTATAATGAGTACTGCGGGCCTGGAGCCAAGCCGCTCTTCAGGAGCAAG Gatgatgattctgtctga